One window of Candidatus Oleimmundimicrobium sp. genomic DNA carries:
- a CDS encoding HAD family hydrolase — translation MRHKAVFFDVGNTLLYPHPSVEAVCVEVASRYGYLAGLKEFSRALSVADGYYLQRYETDDSFWMDENKAVSMWVDFYELLLREVDIDGDARMIAQAIYDEFGKTKRWKLYPDVITTFEKLKSKGIKLGIISNWDGRLPELCLELGLSKYMEFIISSALVGRVKPQPEIFKLGLEKVGIEPANVVHVGDHYYADILGARNAGITPVLISRESDLNIEDSNCLVIKNLFELTKSNLF, via the coding sequence ATGAGGCACAAAGCGGTCTTTTTTGATGTTGGTAATACCCTTTTATATCCACATCCCTCGGTTGAGGCGGTTTGTGTCGAGGTGGCGTCCAGATATGGATACTTGGCAGGTTTAAAAGAGTTTTCAAGAGCTCTATCTGTGGCAGATGGCTATTATCTACAAAGGTATGAAACAGACGATTCTTTTTGGATGGATGAAAACAAAGCGGTCTCAATGTGGGTGGATTTCTACGAGTTATTGCTTCGTGAAGTTGATATTGACGGTGATGCTCGGATGATAGCCCAGGCAATCTATGATGAATTTGGCAAGACGAAGAGATGGAAACTCTATCCGGATGTTATCACTACTTTTGAGAAGCTTAAATCAAAAGGAATTAAGCTTGGGATAATTTCGAACTGGGATGGAAGGTTGCCCGAGCTCTGTTTGGAACTGGGCCTTTCCAAATACATGGAATTTATAATTTCTTCGGCGCTTGTAGGAAGAGTTAAGCCTCAACCAGAGATTTTTAAACTCGGGCTCGAAAAGGTAGGAATTGAGCCGGCAAACGTTGTTCATGTTGGAGATCATTATTATGCCGATATCTTAGGTGCGAGAAATGCCGGTATTACACCGGTTCTTATCAGTCGCGAGAGCGATTTAAATATCGAAGACTCTAATTGTCTAGTAATCAAAAACTTATTTGAGTTAACTAAGAGCAATTTATTTTGA
- the amrS gene encoding AmmeMemoRadiSam system radical SAM enzyme — protein MEARFYEKKPNKKVKCFLCPHGCLISPGKTGTCSIRKNIDGTLIALTYERISSCSLDPIEKKPLYHFHPKTVILSLGSIGCNLACPFCQNWQIAQPQEAFPGEDMEKIVSRVTDPLTSKQAVDLALTHRQNGNIGLAYTYNEPFVWYEYIYETAKLAHENGLKNVLVTNGYVNEKPLKKLLPYIDAMNIDVKGFSDEVYKKLGGRLVPVLKTVEIASKECHVELTNLIVPKLNDSKEEIEKLVEWIATKVGEETPLHFSRYFPHLKYTEPPTPLKTVKMAEEIALKKLKYVHLGNVY, from the coding sequence ATGGAAGCCCGGTTCTATGAAAAGAAGCCGAATAAGAAAGTTAAGTGTTTTCTTTGCCCACACGGATGTCTTATATCTCCTGGCAAGACGGGGACATGCTCCATTAGAAAGAATATTGACGGAACTCTTATTGCGTTAACTTACGAACGAATTTCCTCTTGTAGTCTTGATCCTATAGAAAAAAAGCCGCTTTATCACTTTCATCCTAAAACGGTGATTTTGTCTTTGGGTAGCATTGGATGTAATTTGGCGTGTCCCTTCTGTCAAAATTGGCAAATTGCCCAACCCCAGGAAGCTTTTCCCGGCGAGGATATGGAAAAGATTGTTTCCAGGGTGACAGACCCGTTAACTTCCAAACAAGCTGTTGATTTAGCTTTAACTCATCGTCAAAACGGTAATATAGGATTGGCTTATACATATAATGAGCCGTTTGTTTGGTATGAATATATTTATGAAACCGCTAAACTTGCTCATGAAAATGGATTAAAAAACGTTTTGGTAACGAACGGTTATGTTAATGAAAAACCTCTTAAAAAGCTGCTACCGTATATTGATGCCATGAATATTGATGTTAAAGGATTTTCTGATGAGGTTTACAAAAAACTGGGCGGAAGACTTGTGCCAGTGCTAAAAACAGTTGAAATTGCCAGCAAAGAATGTCATGTGGAGTTAACTAATTTAATTGTTCCTAAGCTTAATGATTCCAAAGAGGAAATTGAGAAGCTTGTCGAGTGGATAGCAACTAAAGTTGGTGAAGAAACTCCTTTGCATTTTAGCCGTTATTTTCCACATCTTAAATATACAGAGCCGCCTACACCTCTTAAGACTGTCAAGATGGCCGAGGAAATTGCACTTAAGAAGTTAAAATATGTTCATCTCGGGAACGTTTATTAG
- a CDS encoding BON domain-containing protein, which translates to MDDRILKAEIDSKIALNEVVKNRINVEVNGGKVRLFGVVNELEEKLRAEEIAGEMPGVIDVENDISIETGGFLSDEEINREISKILTKDSYLKNKVGVERVAKGAVYLGGEVPSLDYKNRAENLVSSVRGVKEVVNQIKFEGTEDLPDVELTNRVEMALHEDKRVHAKYIGALAKKGKVVLRGWVETRGEKDHIEKVVRTIPGIKRVVNKIQVAELPVGTDEILERQILIVLEKSKKLNLVDVRVSVVNKVVYLEGKVDTPEQRDKAGKIVFSISGVKAIHNNLIVATRK; encoded by the coding sequence ATGGATGACAGAATTCTTAAAGCTGAGATAGACAGCAAAATTGCTCTCAATGAAGTGGTCAAAAACAGGATAAATGTTGAAGTAAATGGGGGGAAAGTAAGGCTGTTTGGCGTAGTTAATGAGCTTGAGGAAAAATTAAGGGCTGAAGAGATAGCGGGTGAAATGCCCGGTGTGATTGATGTTGAAAACGATATATCTATTGAGACGGGCGGGTTTTTATCAGATGAGGAAATTAATAGAGAAATAAGTAAGATTTTAACGAAAGATTCTTATCTTAAAAATAAAGTTGGTGTTGAACGGGTTGCGAAGGGGGCAGTTTACCTTGGTGGCGAGGTTCCCTCGCTTGATTATAAAAATAGGGCGGAAAATTTAGTTAGCTCTGTTAGAGGAGTTAAGGAAGTAGTTAATCAAATTAAGTTTGAAGGGACGGAGGACCTGCCCGATGTGGAATTGACTAATCGGGTAGAAATGGCTCTTCATGAAGATAAAAGAGTGCATGCTAAATATATTGGGGCTTTGGCCAAAAAAGGTAAAGTTGTCCTTAGGGGCTGGGTTGAAACGCGGGGAGAAAAAGACCATATTGAAAAAGTGGTTCGGACGATTCCCGGCATAAAAAGAGTTGTGAACAAAATACAGGTGGCTGAACTTCCGGTTGGTACAGATGAAATTCTTGAGAGACAAATTTTAATTGTTCTCGAGAAAAGCAAGAAATTAAATCTTGTAGATGTCAGAGTTTCTGTGGTAAATAAGGTAGTTTATCTGGAGGGTAAAGTAGATACTCCGGAACAGCGGGATAAAGCGGGTAAAATTGTCTTTTCTATAAGTGGCGTGAAAGCTATTCACAACAACCTTATTGTGGCGACGCGAAAATAA
- a CDS encoding DUF1622 domain-containing protein, giving the protein MGILVVTYGSIKAAVQLAINIFQRTKTIPDLRRTLAFGLEFLMAAEIIRSVIVRTMNELVMLGSIIALRGLLGLIIHWEEKTS; this is encoded by the coding sequence TTGGGAATACTTGTTGTAACCTATGGTTCCATTAAAGCCGCCGTACAACTCGCAATAAATATTTTCCAAAGGACCAAAACAATCCCGGATTTAAGAAGAACCCTGGCTTTCGGGTTAGAATTTTTAATGGCAGCCGAAATAATAAGATCTGTTATCGTGCGCACAATGAATGAACTTGTCATGCTGGGAAGTATCATTGCTTTAAGAGGCCTTTTGGGATTAATTATTCACTGGGAAGAGAAAACTTCTTAA